The genomic DNA GCTGTGGAGGAGGAGCGGCTTCAGCCCTCCAAACCCCTCCCCATCTGACCCTATTGGCtgggccagcaagtgggaggtaCCCTGAGAGTGAACAAGGTGTCCCGTCCTGAGAGTGCGCACGTGTCCAAGCAGCTCGCCTCCAGCCCCTCCCCCAGCCCTCTGTAGACCAATCCCCTCCAGCGACTCCAGAGAGTGGGCGTGTCTCATGCTGTCCATCACCCATCTAAGCCCCACCCCTTCCTCTCGTTCCAGGAAGTCCGTACAGGTCCATCGCCCCCGGTGATAGGGTTCTCCGTGGCCCTGGCCCAATCTGACAACTCGGAACCTGGAGCACTGCCCCACAGCATCTTGGGAGTTGGATTTcctcagagagaggggagtcgtCGGCTGGGAGAAACTTCCCTGCTGGTGGGAGGGGCCAGGCTGGGAGGAAGCAGTGGATTGGCTGGAGGACGGAGGGGAGGGATTTGATTGGCTAGAGGCCTGGGCAGGGGGCGGGGCTTCCCCAGAGCTCTGCGTGTAGTCTGACGTCACACTAGTAATCTGGAAGccactcctcttcttccccccACTCAtctaaacacagagacacacagtgagacctGGATGTGTCAGTAGGGTTGGACTCTCTAAAACTATGAAAACAACagtgttgtcctaacatctatatagtcctctgtctggtctggtcctgttgtcctaacatctatatagtcctctgtctggtctggtcctgttgtcctaacatctatatagtcctctgtctggtcctgttgtcctaacatctatatagtcctctgtctggtcctgttgtcctaacatctatatagttctctgtctggtcctgttgtcctaacatctatatagtcctctgcctggtctggtcctgttgtcctaacatctatatagtcctctgtctggtctggtcctgttgtcctaacatctatatagtcctctgtctggtctggtcctgttgtcctaacatctatatagtcctctgtctggtcctgttgtcctaacatctatatagtcctctgtctggtctggtcctgttgtcctaacatctatatagtcctctgtctggtctggtcctgttgtcctaacatctatatagtcctctgtctggtctggtcctgttgtcctaacatctatatagtcctctgtctggtctggtcctgttgtcctaacatctatatagtcctctgtctggtctggtcctgttgtcctaacatctatatagtcctctgtctggtctggtcctgttgtcctaacatctatatagtcctctgtctggtcctgttgtcctaacatctatatagtcctctgtctggtctggtcctgttgtcctaacatctatatagtcctctgtctggtctggtcctgttgtcctaacatctatatagtcctctgtctggtcctgttgtcctaacatctatatagtcctctgtctggtcctgttgtcctaacatctatatagtcctctgtctggtctggtcctgttgtcctaacatctatatagtcctctgtctggtcctgttgtcctaacatctatatagtcctctgtctggtcctgttgtcctaacatctatatagtcctctgtctggtcctgttgtcctaacatctatatagtcctctgtctggtctggtcctgttgtcctaacatctatatagtcctctgtctggtctggtcctgttgtcctaacatctatatagtcctctgtctggtctggtcctgttgtcctaacatctatatagtcctctgtctggtctggtcctgttgtcctaacatctatatagtcctctgtctggtctggtcctgttgtcctaacatctatatagtcctctgtctggtctggtcctgttgtcctaacatctatatagtcctctgtctggtcctgttgtcctaacatctatatagtcctctgtctggtcctgttgtcctaacatctatatagtcctctgtctggtctggtcctgttgtcctaacatctatatagtcctctgtctggtcctgttgtcctaacatctatatagtcctctgtctggtcctgttgtcctaacatctatatagtcctctgtctggtcctgttgtcctaacatctatatagtcctctgtctggtctggtcctgttgtcctaacatctatatagtcctctgtctggtctggtcctgttgtcctaacatctatatagtcctctgtctggtctggtcctgttgtcctaacatctatatagtcctctgtctggtctggtcctgttgtcctaacatctatatagtcctctgtctggtcctgttgtcctaacatctatatagtcctctgcctggtctggtcctgttgtcctaacatctatatagtcctctgtctggtctggtcctgttgtcctaacatctatatagtcctctgtctggtctggtcctgttgtcctaacatctatatagtcctctgcctggtcctgttgtcctaacatctatatagtcctctgcctggtctggtcctgttgtcctaacatctatatagtcctctgcctggtcctgttgtcctaacatctatatagtcctctgtctggtctggtcctgttgtcctaacatctatatagtcctctgtctggtctggtcctgttgtcctaacatctatatagtcctctgtctggtcctgttgtcctaacatctatatagtcctctgtctggtcctgttgtcctaacatctatatagtcctctgtctggtctggtcctgttgtcctaacatctatatagtcctctgtctggtcctgttgtcctaacatctatatagtcctctgtctggtcctgttgtcctaacatctatatagtcctctgtctggtctggtcctgttgtcctaacatctatatagtcctctgtctggtctggtcctgttgtcctaacatctatatagtcctctgtctggtctggtcctgttgtcctaacatctatatagtcctctgtctggtctggtcctgttgtcctaacatctatatagtcctctgtctggtctggtcctgttgtcctaacatctatatagtcctctgtctggtccggtcctgttgtcctaacatctatatagtcctctgtctggtcctgttgtcctaacatctatatagtcctctgcctggtctggtcctgttgtcctaacatctatatagtcctctgtctggtctggtcctgttgtcctaacatctatatagtcctctgcctggtcctgttgtcctaacatctatatagtcctctgtctggtctggtcctgttgtcctaacatctatatagtcctctgccTGGTCtggtcctaacatctatatagtcctctgtctggtcctgttgtcctaacatctatatagtcctctgtctggtctggtcctgttgtcctaacatctatatagtcctctgcctggtcctgttgtcctaacatctatatagtcctctgcctggtctggtcctgttgtcctaacatctatatagtcctctgtctggtctggtcctgttgtcctaacatctatatagtcctctgtctggtctggtcctgttgtcctaacatctatatagtcctctgtctggtctggtcctgttgtcctaacatctatatagtcctctgtctggtctggtcctgttgtcctaacatctacatagtcctctgtctggtcctgttgtcctaacatctatatagtcctctgtctggtcctgttgtcctaacatctatatagtcctctctgtctggtcctgttgtcctaacatctatatagtcctctgcctggtctggtcctgttgtcctaacatctatatagtcctctgtctggtcctgttgtcctaacatctatatagtcctctgtctggtctggtcctgttgtcctaacatctatatagtcctctgcctggtctggtcctgttgtcctaacatctatatagtcctctgtctggtcctgttgtcctaacatctatatagtcctctgtctggtctggtcctgttgtcctaacatctatatagtcctctgcctggtctggtcctgttgtcctaacatctatatagtcctctgtctggtcctgttgtcctaacatctatatagtcctctgtctggtctggtcctgttgtcctaacatctatatagtcctctgtctggtctggtcctgttgtcctaacatctatatagtcctctgtctggtcctgttgtcctaacatctatatagtcctctgtctggtctggtcctgttgtcctaacatctatatagtcctctgccTGGTCtggtcctaacatctatatagccctctgtctggtcctgttgtcctaacatctatatagtcctctgtctggtcctgttgtcctaacatctatatagtcctctgtctggtcctgttgtcctaacatctatatagtcctctgtctggtgctgttgtcctaacatctatatagttctctgtctggtcctgttgtcctaacatctatatagtcctctgtctggtctggtcctgttgtcctaacatctatatagtcctctgcctggtcctgttgtcctaacatctatatagtcctctgcctggtcctgttgtcctaacatctatatagtcctctgtctggtcctgttgtcctaacatctatatagtcctctgtctggtctggtcctgttgtcctaacatctatttAGTCCTCTGcctggtctggtcctgttgtcctaacatctatatagtcctctgtctggtcctgttgtcctaacatctatatagtcctctgtctggtctggtcctgttgtcctaacatctatatagtcctctgtctggtctggtcctgttgtcctaacatctatatagtcctctgtctggtcctgttgtcctaacatctatatagtcctctgtctggtctggtcctgttgtcctaacatctatatagtcctctgtctggtcctgttgtcctaacatctatatagtcctctgcctggtcctgttgtcctaacatctatatagtcctctgtctggtcctgttgtcctaacatctatatagtcctctgcctggtctgtcctgtctgtggaGAACAGGACCAGactgtatatactgaacaaaaatagaaatgcaacatgcaacaatttcaaccattttactgagttacagtatcatatcaggaaatcagtcatatcaggaaatcagtcatatcaggaaatcagtcaTATCAGGAAATCAAtcatatcaggaaatcagtcaattgaaataaataaataaattaggccacaatttatagatttcacatgactgggcagaggcACACATAGGCCCACTCACACACATAGGCCCACCCACCCACATGGG from Salmo salar chromosome ssa07, Ssal_v3.1, whole genome shotgun sequence includes the following:
- the LOC106595244 gene encoding TSC22 domain family protein 4; translated protein: MSGGKKRSGFQITSVTSDYTQSSGEAPPPAQASSQSNPSPPSSSQSTASSQPGPSHQQGSFSQPTTPLSLRKSNSQDAVGQCSRFRVVRLGQGHGEPYHRGRWTCTDFLEREEGVGLRWVMDSMRHAHSLESLEGIGLQRAGGGAGGELLGHVRTLRTGHLVHSQGTSHLLAQPIGSDGEGFGGLKPLLLHSDPPSPTHLERVNLRLVDSTPPLPSPRPRNIPPPLRLDVDATGRSLLRVSHSQPSSPLQGRDGMFLPSLTPIQTPSAWSMFGSGEAVHLPGDDSGSSSSMIAIDNKIEQAMDLVKTHLMLAVREEVELLWEQIRELSERNAQLEKENCILRTLRD